One genomic window of Elaeis guineensis isolate ETL-2024a chromosome 2, EG11, whole genome shotgun sequence includes the following:
- the LOC105051435 gene encoding uncharacterized protein has product MRGHSSPNCSIRRGQVPALVSSSVRRGPWEEIKERWFLPFPFPFPPSHPAPKAWGFVILLYRSHLEALRSRTAPPVPLQAFAKMDNLWQLGDEFRGQSKVSEDHQWSIITSKLAELTRSKAERMNNLDYSRNPVETKSWDKLGFQEDNKFENLNLGLVNLDLKMNEATVKSPFRNNVYNMNPVYQKSNTNSVGSFKLNTGISKYASNTSGKEVNNNNSSNTNSINNSNNSSSNNNNNSNNAAADKRFKTLPSTEMLPRNEILGGYIFVCNNDTMQEDLKRQLFGLPPRYRDSVRAITPGLPLFLYNYTTHQLHGIFEAVSFGGSNIDPTAWEDKKCKGESRFPAQVRIRVRKLCKPLEEDAFRPVLHHYDGPKFRLELSVAETLSLLDLCEKEGI; this is encoded by the exons ATGCGGGGACATTCTAGTCCAAATTGTTCTATAAGGCGAGGACAGGTCCCGGCCCTCGTTTCCTCCTCTGTCCGGCGTGGTCCGTGGGAGGAGATAAAGGAGAGGTGGTTCCTTCCTTTTCCTTTCCCCTTTCCGCCTTCCCATCCCGCCCCCAAAGCCTGGGGTTTCGTTATCCTTCTCTACCGATCCCATCTGGAAGCTCTCCGATCCAGGACTGCACCTCCCGTACCACTCCAG GCTTTTGCAAAGATGGACAATCTTTGGCAACTAGGGGATGAGTTCCGAGGGCAATCAAAGGTCTCGGAGGACCATCAGTGGTCTATTATCACTTCAAAACTGGCCGAGCTGACAAGATCAAAGGCTGAGCGGATGAACAACCTCGATTATTCAAGGAACCCTGTTGAAACAAAATCATGGGACAAATTGGGATTTCAGGAGGATAACAAATTTGAGAATCTCAATCTTGGACTTGTGAATCTGGATCTCAAGATGAATGAGGCAACAGTGAAAAGTCCTTTCCGTAATAATGTTTATAACATGAACCCCGTGTACCAGAAAAGCAACACCAACAGTGTCGGTAGTTTCAAGCTGAACACTGGGATCAGCAAGTATGCTAGTAATACTAGTGGCAAAGAGGTCAACAACAATAACAGCAGCAACACCAACAGCATCAATAATAGCAACAATAGCAGCAGCAACAACAATAATAACAGCAACAATGCTGCTGCTGACAAGCGCTTCAAGACGTTACCTTCAACTGAGATGCTACCAAGGAATGAAATTCTTGGTGGTTATATCTTTGTGTGCAACAATGACACCATGCAGGAAGATCTCAAGCGACAGCTGTTTG GCTTGCCTCCAAGGTACCGTGATTCTGTCCGCGCAATTACCCCAGGGTTACCTCTTTTTCTCTATAATTATACAACGCATCAGCTTCATGGGATATTTGAG GCTGTTAGTTTTGGGGGTTCAAACATCGATCCAACAGCCTGGGAAGACAAGAAGTGCAAAGGCGAGTCTAGGTTTCCTGCACAG GTGAGGATCCGTGTTAGAAAGCTCTGCAAGCCTTTAGAAGAGGATGCTTTTAGGCCAGTTTTGCATCATTATGATGGTCCAAAGTTTCGTCTTGAACTCTCTGTAGCAGAG